In one Acidimicrobiales bacterium genomic region, the following are encoded:
- a CDS encoding thiolase family protein — protein sequence MADDVWILGINMTKFGKHPDLDPVDLASEAALAALADGGVTMKDMGVLAAGNLMGAAAGIGQQLQKQIGQTGIPVFNVANACATGATALRTVIMAIKAGECDMGLAVGVEKLSGAGMLGVGAPKPAADEWTPSGRYGAVTAMDGRVGTDIMPGVFAQVGMEYGHKYGGTSFELFARIAEKNHAHSTLNPLAAYTKKMSLEQIMSEPMIAYPNTRAMCSANCDGAAAAVLVSDSKLRTLSLEQQRRAVKVSASVLTSDPWEEACQILPNVNTLTRNAATIAYEQAGIGPEDLDLVELHDCFATAELVHYDNLMLCDEGGAVDFFQSGATWRDGSTPVNVSGGLESKGHPIAATGIANVWEVAHHLRGEAGDRQIEGAKVGLAHVIGLGSACGVHILEKAAA from the coding sequence ATGGCAGACGACGTCTGGATCCTCGGGATCAACATGACCAAGTTCGGCAAGCACCCCGACCTCGACCCTGTCGACCTGGCCTCGGAGGCCGCGCTCGCCGCGCTGGCCGACGGCGGGGTGACGATGAAGGACATGGGCGTGCTCGCCGCCGGCAATCTGATGGGGGCCGCGGCCGGCATCGGCCAGCAGCTCCAGAAGCAGATCGGCCAGACCGGCATCCCGGTGTTCAACGTGGCCAACGCCTGCGCCACCGGTGCGACGGCGCTGCGCACCGTCATCATGGCGATCAAGGCCGGCGAGTGCGACATGGGCCTCGCCGTGGGCGTCGAGAAGCTCTCCGGCGCGGGCATGCTCGGCGTGGGTGCCCCGAAGCCGGCCGCCGACGAGTGGACCCCCTCGGGCCGGTACGGCGCCGTGACCGCGATGGACGGTCGCGTGGGCACCGACATCATGCCGGGCGTCTTCGCGCAGGTGGGCATGGAGTACGGGCACAAGTACGGCGGGACGAGCTTCGAGCTCTTCGCCCGTATCGCCGAGAAGAACCACGCCCACTCGACGCTCAACCCGCTCGCCGCCTACACCAAGAAGATGTCGCTCGAGCAGATCATGTCCGAGCCGATGATCGCCTACCCCAACACGCGGGCCATGTGCTCGGCCAACTGCGACGGCGCCGCCGCGGCGGTGCTGGTCAGCGATTCCAAGCTGAGGACGCTGTCGCTCGAGCAGCAGCGTCGGGCCGTGAAGGTGTCGGCCAGCGTGCTCACGTCCGACCCGTGGGAGGAGGCCTGCCAGATCCTCCCGAACGTGAACACCCTCACCCGCAACGCCGCCACCATCGCCTACGAGCAGGCCGGCATCGGTCCGGAGGATCTCGACCTCGTCGAGCTGCACGACTGCTTCGCCACCGCCGAGCTGGTCCACTACGACAACCTGATGCTCTGCGACGAGGGCGGGGCAGTCGACTTCTTCCAATCGGGGGCCACGTGGCGCGACGGCTCGACGCCGGTCAACGTGTCAGGTGGGCTTGAGTCGAAGGGGCACCCCATCGCTGCCACCGGCATCGCCAACGTGTGGGAGGTGGCCCACCACCTCCGCGGCGAGGCCGGTGACCGCCAGATCGAGGGCGCGAAGGTGGGCCTGGCCCATGTGATCGGCCTGGGCTCGGCGTGCGGCGTGCACATCCTGGAGAAGGCCGCCGCCTGA
- a CDS encoding zinc ribbon domain-containing protein, translating into MGTSVPMVDYLELGDEPRLVVNECTACGARYFDRRNACASCGGAEFVKAPVATEGEVRAFTIVGWAAPGIPVPYVASVVDCDGTSVKANIVNTPADPEHITLGMKVRLTTFPIGTDSVGTEAIGFGFEPIEGD; encoded by the coding sequence ATGGGGACCAGCGTCCCGATGGTCGACTACCTGGAGCTCGGCGACGAGCCCCGGCTCGTCGTCAACGAGTGCACCGCGTGCGGGGCCCGCTACTTCGACCGGCGCAACGCCTGCGCGAGCTGCGGCGGCGCCGAGTTCGTGAAGGCGCCGGTGGCCACGGAGGGCGAGGTGCGGGCCTTCACCATCGTGGGGTGGGCGGCACCGGGGATCCCCGTGCCCTACGTCGCCTCGGTCGTCGACTGCGACGGCACGAGCGTCAAGGCCAACATCGTCAACACGCCGGCCGACCCCGAGCACATCACGCTGGGGATGAAGGTGCGCCTGACCACCTTCCCGATCGGCACCGATAGCGTCGGCACCGAGGCCATCGGCTTCGGGTTCGAACCGATCGAAGGGGACTGA
- a CDS encoding nitroreductase family protein: MQFADVVRSRRMVRSFDPRPVPADVLDRLLDLATRVPGAGNTQGLDLVVLEGPATARYWDVTLPEVRRSAFAWPGLLAAPVLVVPVADPAAYVRRYGEVDKARSGLGAGVEAWPVPYWHVDSAFSAMVALLAAVDEGLGACFFGQFEHEGAVKAALGIPPGRRCIGTIALGYPSATGHRRSFSARRPRRSLDEVVHRDGW; the protein is encoded by the coding sequence GTGCAGTTCGCAGACGTCGTGAGATCCCGCCGGATGGTGCGGTCCTTCGACCCGCGCCCGGTGCCCGCCGACGTGCTCGACCGGCTCCTCGACCTCGCGACCAGGGTCCCGGGGGCGGGCAACACCCAGGGCCTCGACCTGGTCGTGCTGGAGGGCCCCGCCACGGCCCGGTACTGGGACGTCACGCTCCCCGAGGTCCGGCGCTCCGCCTTCGCCTGGCCGGGGCTGCTCGCCGCCCCGGTGCTCGTCGTCCCCGTCGCCGACCCGGCGGCCTACGTCCGCCGCTACGGCGAGGTCGACAAGGCCCGCTCGGGGCTGGGGGCGGGCGTCGAGGCGTGGCCGGTGCCGTACTGGCACGTCGACAGTGCGTTCTCGGCCATGGTGGCCCTGCTGGCCGCGGTCGACGAGGGTCTCGGGGCGTGCTTCTTCGGGCAGTTCGAGCACGAGGGGGCCGTGAAGGCGGCGCTCGGCATCCCTCCCGGCCGGCGTTGCATCGGCACCATCGCCCTCGGCTACCCGAGCGCCACGGGGCACCGGCGGAGTTTCTCGGCCCGGCGCCCGCGGCGTAGCCTCGACGAGGTCGTCCACCGGGACGGCTGGTGA